One genomic window of Candidatus Kuenenia stuttgartiensis includes the following:
- a CDS encoding DUF433 domain-containing protein: protein MKDEELLKRITFDSLIFNGKPIIRGMRIAVEHILGMLASGSTIEELLEGYPFLEKEDIQACLIYAYRMVAHDRIEPALVKN, encoded by the coding sequence ATGAAAGACGAAGAACTCTTAAAACGCATTACCTTCGATTCTTTAATTTTCAACGGAAAGCCAATTATTCGCGGAATGCGGATAGCTGTTGAACATATACTTGGAATGCTTGCCAGCGGTTCAACAATTGAAGAACTATTAGAAGGCTATCCCTTTTTGGAAAAAGAAGATATCCAGGCATGTTTGATCTATGCATATCGAATGGTTGCTCATGATAGGATTGAACCAGCCCTGGTAAAGAATTGA
- a CDS encoding DUF5615 family PIN-like protein, with protein MQFLLDSCISSFAVRDLRSANYNALWIPEGGEDPGDEVIMRRALDENLILVTADKDFGELIFIYNKPHPAIIRLVDIPAKDQGKILLRLIEKHKDILEKKVIITVDRYRVRIRINE; from the coding sequence ATGCAATTTTTACTTGACAGTTGTATTTCAAGTTTTGCGGTAAGAGATCTAAGAAGCGCAAATTATAATGCTTTATGGATACCTGAGGGTGGTGAGGATCCTGGAGACGAAGTGATTATGAGGAGGGCGCTTGATGAAAACCTGATACTGGTTACAGCAGATAAGGATTTTGGAGAACTTATTTTTATCTATAATAAACCTCACCCGGCAATAATAAGATTGGTAGATATTCCCGCCAAAGACCAGGGGAAAATACTACTGCGATTAATAGAAAAGCATAAAGACATTCTTGAAAAAAAAGTAATAATTACAGTTGACAGATATCGTGTTCGCATACGTATAAACGAATGA
- a CDS encoding GGDEF domain-containing response regulator, protein MNNPILVVDDSKHVQRQIEIFLIPEGFSRLFFVNSAQEAFHLLGLDDENSKNRKCEIDLILMDINMPGTNGVEACLKINATRHLKNIPIIVITAEDTDEGLKQAFGAGAIDYIKKPLNPVELIARVSSVLKLKKEMDERENREKELLTLAQVLEKTNQELQQANEKLHQLSRTDSLTGLANRRFFDEMLHNEWKQSVRLAKPLSLLMIDIDFFKNYNDTYGHQKGDECLKRVSMAILSALKRECDIIARYGGEEFVALLSDTDESGAVMVAKAMQSNIEAMNIPHKDSNASGRITVSIGISNEVPSAASSPEKLISKADKALYLAKYEGRNLIKW, encoded by the coding sequence ATGAATAACCCGATACTCGTCGTTGACGACTCCAAACACGTACAAAGACAGATAGAAATATTTTTAATACCGGAAGGATTTTCACGATTATTTTTTGTCAATTCCGCTCAGGAAGCATTTCATTTATTGGGTTTGGATGATGAAAACTCAAAAAATAGAAAATGTGAAATTGATTTAATCCTTATGGATATTAACATGCCAGGTACAAACGGAGTGGAAGCCTGCCTGAAAATAAATGCAACAAGGCATTTAAAAAATATTCCAATCATAGTGATAACGGCGGAGGATACGGATGAAGGATTAAAACAGGCATTTGGCGCCGGTGCGATAGACTATATAAAAAAACCTTTAAATCCGGTCGAATTAATCGCACGGGTGAGTTCTGTACTTAAATTAAAAAAAGAAATGGATGAGCGCGAAAACAGAGAGAAAGAACTGCTTACGCTTGCGCAGGTGCTGGAAAAAACAAACCAGGAATTACAACAGGCAAATGAAAAGCTTCATCAGCTCTCGCGGACCGATAGTCTGACAGGACTCGCTAACAGGCGCTTTTTCGACGAAATGCTGCACAATGAATGGAAACAATCCGTCAGATTGGCAAAACCGCTATCCCTATTGATGATTGATATTGATTTCTTCAAAAACTATAACGATACCTACGGCCATCAGAAAGGTGATGAATGCCTTAAACGAGTATCAATGGCCATCCTCAGCGCCCTGAAAAGAGAGTGCGACATAATTGCACGTTACGGCGGAGAGGAGTTTGTCGCCCTGCTTTCTGATACAGATGAAAGCGGTGCCGTTATGGTTGCAAAGGCAATGCAATCGAATATTGAGGCGATGAACATACCCCACAAAGATTCCAATGCCAGCGGCAGAATCACCGTAAGCATTGGCATTTCAAACGAGGTTCCAAGCGCCGCCTCGTCTCCCGAAAAGTTAATTTCCAAAGCAGACAAAGCGCTTTATCTTGCAAAATACGAAGGACGCAATCTTATTAAATGGTAG